acaggtcAAGCACAGAAACGTGTTCCAGGAGGTAGAAGGACAACACACGCTGGCCGAGACCCATGAGGCCCCCGACCATCACTCTCCTCACTTTGTGCATGACACCGGCTTTACTCCACTTAGGGGGCTGAATAGTGTCTCCTGCGTCTCGCCTCTGGTCTCATCATCGGCTCCTTTGAGAGCTGGGTAGTTTGTGCCCCCAGAGGTATACATTTTCTGCTCGTGGGTGAAGCTTTTGGCTCCACAGAGGCTGACAGAGCAGGTGAGACGGGCGTGAGAGCCAGGCACACATCCCCCACGCTGAGCTGGCGGCACTGTAGGCCACAGAGACGAGCAGTCCTCTGAGGGCTGCAGGATGACCAGCCCTGTCCACGGACGAAGAACGGGTACTCCACATACACATCCACCAACTCCTGGAGAACAGAAACGCAGGGTAGAGTGACAGACATTACAATATAAGGTTGTGTAAAAATGTAGAGAAGGAGGAGAGTAGTTTAATATTCTCTTTGCCTTCAGCCAAACCATTGTAAAGAGTAAGTATTCTAAAGAAGTAAAGGTGAGAAATCTAAACACTTAGCTGCTAAAAGTGTCAAGTGGTTGTTTCTAGATGAAGTCAACACAACATTTGGCCGATAACTTGGTGTTAAAGGAATAATAACTGCTATTTGTGTGAGGGCTGCTGTGAAAACAATACCACAGAGTGCTTTTTCCTCACCTGGGACTGCTGCTCGTGAAGCAGGATGAGGAGGCGGGAAACTGAGGAGGCGGAGGAGGCAGGAGGGGAGATGCTTTGCACAGTGCAGCAGCTCAGCCGCAGATCTGGACAGGCCAGAGAGCCGAGCAGGAAGTCCTCCGTTTGCAGGTGCTCCACCCTCCTGAGCCGACCGTCCCTGAGCTCGATCAGGGATCCTGCCATGAAGTGAGGGAGCAGCCAGGGGAAACGTCTCGTGGAGGAGGCGCAGGGCGAGGACTGCTTCGGAGGAGGGACATCAGCAGGCGGTGATTCTGTCATGGCGGTGTATGACCTGTTTACTTTGTGAAGGGAGAGGCTCCTCAAAGAGAGTTGGGGATGAGAAAGAGCTTTTGCAGATTTGTGCACTGAGTCCTGCTGCAAGGTTAAATCCTCATGAGGAGGTACGCTCCTGCTCAGCAGAGGAGGacttcttttttctgctttgggcaaaaaatcaaattttctgtCTCCTTTTCTCACATACGGACCTTTGTGTTTGTCATAGCTGTGCTTCTCCAGATTAAAACTCAAATTTCCTGAAGACCTGAGCTTCTCCCAGCTTCCACCTGCTCTGTGGAAGCCATCACTGACCAGAGAGACAGAGCTGAATCTGCAGGAGTGGAGTGGATGGCTCGGCTGGAAAGACAGGTGTCCTTGGTGCTGGTTCTGCCGGGGAAAATCCCATCCAGGGGGCAAAGCGCTGAAGTCTCTCCACTCAGCTAAACCGTGATGCTCCCTGAAGGCTGAAGGGATGAGATGTTTGTGACTGGCAGGTGCATTCATCTGCATCCAGGGCTGGTGCAGCGCCGGGACCCGTCTTGGTACAGGCCGGAATGGGCCAGTGGGTTTCATCTTTACCTCTCCGTGGCTTCTGTGAGGGTATGGCACTTTGAAATTTGCAGCCTcgcactgctgctgctgctgctggtggagcTTTGAACCCAGCCTTTGGTCTCTCTTTTTTAACGGGAGGCTGTCTTTGTCCAGGACCAGAGTCGGGTTCTTTGCAAAGCTCATTGCCTCAAGGCGGCTGTCACTCACACCAGCACTGCTTGACCTCCTGCTGAAGCGCAGATGGTGTTGACATCATGTGGTGGAGACGCCATTAGTCTCTTGGCAACTGTCGCACATGCAAGGTCACCATGATCTAAAAGGCAACAAAaagatatatgtatatatagatgCATTTTTTTACAAGATCGAGGAAATAATGTTCTCTTTGTAAGACATTATTCCACATCTCTGATTTTGACAGGACTTTTCCCTTTCCCTTTGTTAGTGCCACGTGGTCGGATCAACGCCTTGACATGTTAACAATAACTTCACCATCAGCTTCAAATTACAGCTTTCCAGCCAGCAATTGCTACACTGACAGTTTTTATGATAGACATCTACCAACtccttttgtaaaaataaaaaaagttaccaTGGTAACAAAGTACTGTGCCGGGTGGTTGGTGAAGGAATGAATGCGTGAGAACAAGGCAAGGAGGCTAGTGGTGGGTGTAAAGTTTGAGGTCAGagcttaacttttatttcaaggttaataaagtatttttgcaAAGTTTGTGCTTCAGGATTTTcccattttgaagaaaaaaagcaactaaGACAAGAATTTTGATTGAGTAAATGTCAAAATAATCTGTatcaattataataataataataattattattattattgttttaaaaagacttaACTGATCTTGAATGCCTACAAAAACTCTGGTTGAAGGCTGCTGTTCATCCCCACTGAATGGATCTCTTTTACTCGCCCAGGAGATGCATGTGATAGGAGCTCCATCAGGCACGTATGTGGGATTGCACAACATCCTCACACAGACATTCCTCTGCAGCACCTTGCATTTTCACCAGCAGACAAGCTCCGATAAGTATTTGTCAGCTGGGATGT
The nucleotide sequence above comes from Oryzias latipes chromosome 5, ASM223467v1. Encoded proteins:
- the LOC105354130 gene encoding uncharacterized protein LOC105354130 — protein: MSFAKNPTLVLDKDSLPLKKRDQRLGSKLHQQQQQQCEAANFKVPYPHRSHGEVKMKPTGPFRPVPRRVPALHQPWMQMNAPASHKHLIPSAFREHHGLAEWRDFSALPPGWDFPRQNQHQGHLSFQPSHPLHSCRFSSVSLVSDGFHRAGGSWEKLRSSGNLSFNLEKHSYDKHKGPYVRKGDRKFDFLPKAEKRSPPLLSRSVPPHEDLTLQQDSVHKSAKALSHPQLSLRSLSLHKVNRSYTAMTESPPADVPPPKQSSPCASSTRRFPWLLPHFMAGSLIELRDGRLRRVEHLQTEDFLLGSLACPDLRLSCCTVQSISPPASSASSVSRLLILLHEQQSQELVDVYVEYPFFVRGQGWSSCSPQRTARLCGLQCRQLSVGDVCLALTPVSPALSASVEPKASPTSRKCIPLGAQTTQLSKEPMMRPEARRRRHYSAP